One genomic window of bacterium includes the following:
- a CDS encoding methyltransferase domain-containing protein: MRCASSATQPELMDDPECSVPDLRGALRDLERLNRFLGGHAAVRRYLDLILPVWRTRTGGGSDALAVLDVGTGGADVPAAVVEWGRRRLVPVRVVGVDHHSTITRIARERAAAHPAVRVILADATALPFRDASFDVCLCNLTLHHLARDHGIALLRRLHRLSRVGFLAVDLLRSPGGYGGVWLLTRLSRNRLIRHDGPLSIRRAMSWPEYRRFAEDASIPGMRVSRLPLFRIAFSRIRLAADPC; the protein is encoded by the coding sequence ATGAGGTGCGCGTCGTCTGCGACCCAGCCCGAACTCATGGACGATCCGGAGTGCTCCGTTCCCGATCTCCGAGGAGCCCTACGCGATCTCGAGCGGCTGAACCGGTTCCTTGGCGGGCACGCGGCCGTCCGCCGATACCTCGACCTGATCCTCCCGGTGTGGCGGACACGGACAGGCGGGGGATCGGACGCGCTGGCGGTCCTCGACGTGGGCACCGGGGGGGCGGATGTACCGGCCGCCGTTGTCGAGTGGGGACGGCGCCGGCTGGTCCCGGTGCGGGTCGTCGGCGTGGACCATCACTCGACGATCACCCGCATCGCCAGGGAGAGGGCCGCCGCCCACCCGGCCGTGCGCGTAATCCTCGCGGACGCGACCGCGCTGCCGTTCCGGGACGCCAGCTTCGACGTCTGTCTCTGCAACCTGACGCTCCATCATCTGGCCAGGGATCATGGGATCGCGCTCCTGAGGCGATTGCACCGGCTGTCGCGCGTGGGCTTCCTCGCCGTCGACCTCCTCCGGTCTCCCGGGGGCTACGGCGGCGTGTGGCTCCTCACGCGCCTATCTCGGAACCGGCTGATCCGCCACGACGGCCCCCTCTCGATCCGCCGGGCCATGTCATGGCCCGAGTACCGCCGGTTCGCTGAAGACGCGAGCATCCCGGGGATGCGGGTGAGCCGCCTCCCCCTCTTTCGGATCGCATTCTCCCGAATCCGGTTGGCAGCCGATCCTTGCTGA
- a CDS encoding response regulator transcription factor, translated as MAEDATVLVVDDDHKLIQLVRMYLEREGFSVLAAYDGPQALEVFQRHHPGFIILDLMLPRIDGVSLCRQIRKASNVPILMLTAKVEEVDKLVGLSVGADDYVTKPFSPRELVARVRAILRRAVPAKPAAARLAQGELTMDLERHEVTLDGLEVRLTPIEYKLLQALMEFPGRVFTRDQLLAHVYAFDEAVVVDRTVDVHIGKLREKLRDDPVRPRYIQTVRGVGYKLVGGDRAG; from the coding sequence ATGGCTGAGGATGCAACCGTGCTGGTCGTCGACGACGACCACAAACTCATCCAGCTGGTCCGGATGTACCTCGAACGCGAAGGGTTCTCGGTGCTCGCCGCGTACGACGGGCCGCAGGCGCTCGAGGTGTTCCAGCGGCACCATCCGGGGTTCATCATTCTCGATTTGATGCTGCCACGCATCGATGGCGTCTCCCTCTGCCGGCAGATCCGCAAGGCGTCCAACGTCCCGATCCTCATGCTCACGGCGAAGGTCGAGGAGGTGGACAAGCTGGTCGGGCTCTCGGTGGGAGCCGACGACTACGTGACCAAGCCGTTCAGCCCGCGCGAGCTCGTCGCCCGTGTCCGCGCCATCCTCCGGCGCGCGGTTCCCGCGAAGCCGGCGGCCGCGAGATTGGCGCAGGGCGAGCTCACGATGGACCTCGAACGGCACGAGGTCACCCTCGACGGACTCGAGGTGCGGTTGACCCCGATCGAATACAAGTTGTTGCAGGCGCTGATGGAGTTTCCGGGTCGCGTGTTCACGCGCGATCAGCTCCTCGCGCATGTGTACGCGTTCGACGAGGCCGTCGTGGTCGATCGGACGGTCGACGTGCACATCGGGAAATTGCGCGAGAAGCTCCGGGACGACCCCGTCCGTCCCCGGTACATCCAGACCGTTCGTGGGGTTGGGTACAAATTGGTGGGCGGTGACCGTGCGGGGTAG
- a CDS encoding ATP-binding protein, with protein sequence MRGSLLWRLLAVQLLVIAIAVVVSGIAISQLAAHTFMAIMMRYHIDPTMIEAEFHVEIRRILLVSSLITASIAMLLGWALVTRIVRPLKQMMMLAERIAQGDYARRVDARGRDEIGGLAESLNLMAASLMRIEGLRRDLVANVAHELRTPLTTLQGYLEALRDGVAPANHETFELLHEEVLRLVRLVDDLHQLSQFDARVSQLRSAPLDVAALVERLVTVYGPEFANRGLTLTEAHDDRLPMIDADGDLVSQGLRNLIDNARRYASPASTVTVAAHRQGDGVRLAVTNTGEGIATEDLPRIFERFYRGEKSRSRETGGAGIGLSIVREIAGAHGGETGVTSADGVTTVWFTLPARQAAPVTVLPARWDRRTDSAVDPAGQTRA encoded by the coding sequence GTGCGGGGTAGCCTGCTCTGGCGCCTCCTCGCCGTTCAGTTGCTCGTGATCGCGATCGCGGTCGTGGTGTCCGGCATCGCCATTTCGCAACTGGCCGCGCACACCTTCATGGCGATCATGATGCGCTATCATATCGATCCCACCATGATCGAGGCCGAGTTCCACGTCGAGATCCGCCGGATCCTCCTCGTCAGCAGCCTCATCACGGCGTCGATCGCCATGCTCCTCGGATGGGCGCTGGTCACGCGGATCGTCCGGCCGCTGAAGCAGATGATGATGCTCGCCGAGCGGATCGCGCAGGGCGATTACGCCCGCCGGGTCGATGCGCGGGGCCGTGATGAGATCGGGGGCCTGGCGGAGTCGCTCAACCTGATGGCGGCGAGCCTCATGCGCATCGAAGGGCTCCGGCGTGATCTGGTCGCCAACGTCGCCCACGAACTGCGGACTCCGCTGACCACGCTCCAGGGGTACCTGGAGGCGCTCCGGGACGGAGTGGCCCCGGCGAATCATGAAACCTTCGAATTGCTCCATGAGGAAGTGTTGCGTCTGGTCCGGCTCGTCGACGACCTTCACCAGCTGAGCCAGTTCGACGCCAGGGTCTCCCAGCTCCGCAGCGCGCCCCTGGATGTTGCCGCGCTCGTCGAACGGTTGGTCACAGTGTACGGCCCGGAGTTCGCCAACCGCGGTCTCACCCTCACGGAAGCGCACGACGATAGGCTGCCTATGATCGACGCGGACGGAGACCTGGTGAGCCAAGGCCTCCGCAACCTGATCGACAACGCGCGGCGATACGCCTCTCCCGCATCCACCGTCACGGTCGCGGCGCACCGCCAGGGCGATGGGGTTCGGCTGGCCGTCACCAACACGGGCGAGGGCATCGCCACCGAGGATCTTCCGCGCATCTTCGAGCGGTTCTACCGCGGCGAGAAGTCGCGTTCCCGCGAGACGGGCGGCGCGGGGATCGGACTGTCGATCGTCCGGGAGATCGCGGGGGCGCACGGCGGAGAGACAGGCGTCACGAGCGCGGACGGGGTGACAACCGTCTGGTTTACGCTTCCGGCCCGGCAGGCCGCGCCCGTGACGGTCCTCCCCGCTCGATGGGACCGGCGGACCGACTCCGCTGTGGATCCCGCGGGGCAGACCCGCGCGTAA